From a region of the Myxococcus stipitatus genome:
- a CDS encoding VOC family protein, which produces MRITLSSVFVDDQAKALKFYTEMLGFVLKVDMPAGGARWLTVVSPDDPNGTQLLLEPNGHPAATAYQKAIFADGIPATSFASSDIQAEYERMSARGVVFRQKPTQMGPVTVATFEDTCGNLIQMHQL; this is translated from the coding sequence ATGCGAATCACGTTGAGCAGTGTCTTCGTCGACGACCAGGCCAAGGCGCTGAAGTTCTACACGGAGATGCTCGGCTTCGTGCTGAAGGTGGACATGCCGGCGGGCGGCGCGCGCTGGCTGACGGTCGTCTCTCCCGACGACCCCAACGGCACCCAGCTGCTGCTGGAGCCCAACGGACATCCGGCGGCCACGGCCTACCAGAAGGCCATCTTCGCGGACGGGATTCCCGCCACGTCGTTCGCGTCCTCGGACATCCAGGCGGAGTACGAGCGGATGTCAGCCCGCGGGGTCGTCTTTCGTCAGAAGCCGACCCAGATGGGGCCCGTCACGGTGGCGACGTTCGAAGACACCTGTGGCAACCTCATCCAGATGCACCAACTCTGA
- a CDS encoding LysR substrate-binding domain-containing protein has product MELRHLRYFTAVAEALHFGRAARRVHVSQPTLSQQIRQLEEELGTPLFERARAGVRLTQAGELFRTYASRALEDVDAGRMAVGALRGLATGALRVGYPPSMRGVVVPALAAVLRRHPGLELSAEEAVVRRVERRLADGRLDVGLGYAPARSPDLDTEPVFDSRLALVVARGHALAGAESVGARQLTNEPFALLSAGLRVRTRVDAYFAAIRLRPRVALESNAVGTVLAIVRAGLAVTLLPEPHLADAERVVVKRLSPAPRTELAALLWRKGAPRPPAAELFAAQVRARARDAET; this is encoded by the coding sequence ATGGAGCTCAGACACTTGCGCTACTTCACCGCCGTGGCGGAAGCGCTGCACTTCGGCCGCGCGGCGCGGCGCGTCCACGTCTCCCAGCCCACGCTGTCGCAGCAGATACGGCAGCTGGAGGAGGAGCTCGGCACACCCCTGTTCGAGCGGGCACGCGCCGGGGTGCGCCTGACACAGGCTGGGGAGCTGTTCCGCACCTACGCCTCGCGCGCGCTCGAGGACGTGGACGCGGGGCGCATGGCCGTGGGCGCGCTGCGGGGCCTGGCCACGGGCGCGCTGCGCGTGGGCTACCCCCCCAGCATGCGCGGAGTCGTCGTGCCCGCGCTGGCCGCGGTGCTGCGGCGACACCCCGGCCTCGAGCTGAGCGCCGAGGAGGCCGTGGTGCGCCGGGTGGAGCGGCGCCTGGCGGACGGGCGGCTCGACGTGGGGCTCGGCTATGCCCCCGCCCGCTCGCCGGACCTGGACACCGAGCCCGTCTTCGACAGCCGGCTCGCGCTGGTGGTCGCGCGCGGCCACGCCCTGGCGGGCGCGGAGTCCGTGGGGGCCCGGCAGCTCACCAACGAACCCTTCGCGCTGCTCTCCGCCGGCCTGCGCGTGCGCACCCGCGTGGACGCGTACTTCGCGGCGATACGGCTGCGCCCCCGCGTCGCCCTGGAGTCGAACGCGGTCGGCACGGTGCTCGCCATCGTCCGCGCGGGCCTGGCCGTCACCCTCCTCCCCGAGCCCCACCTCGCCGACGCCGAGCGCGTGGTGGTCAAGCGCCTGTCGCCCGCGCCGCGCACGGAGCTGGCCGCCCTCCTCTGGCGCAAGGGCGCCCCTCGCCCCCCCGCCGCGGAGCTGTTCGCGGCCCAGGTCCGCGCCCGCGCCCGCGACGCGGAGACCTGA
- a CDS encoding acetolactate synthase large subunit, producing the protein MKASDLFVKALEAEGVRYVYGLPGEENLDLLESMRAAGMRLVVTRHEQAAGFMAATQGRLTGRAGVVLATLGPGATNLVTPAAYAQLGGMPMVMVTGQKPIRASKQGHFQIVDVVGMMRPLTKLTRTLVSAEHVPSAVREAFRRAEEERPGATHLELPEDVARETSEAALLPASAWRRPVADEGSIALAVETIASARRPLLMIGAGANRKLTSEMLRVFVDRVGIPFFSTQMGKGVVDESHPLWMGTAALSDGDFVHRAIEASDCIINVGHDVIEKPPFVMRDSQRAVVHLNFSSAEVDPVYFPKVEVTGDIANAVWRIAEGLGSRSHWDFAPFEKARAGLEAQLAKGAGDDRFPIYPARLVAEVRRALPDDGIVCLDNGMYKLWFARYYRTRRPNTLLLDNALATMGAGLPSAIAAKLVYPRRKVVAVCGDGGFMMNSQELETAVRLGIDLTVVVVRDDGYGMIRWKQAEMGLPDHGMALGNPDFVRYAEAYGARGHRPTSASEFGAILARSLEAGGVHVIDLPIDYSDNTRALGAGEREGARSHAG; encoded by the coding sequence ATGAAGGCATCGGACCTGTTCGTGAAGGCGCTGGAGGCGGAGGGCGTGCGATACGTCTACGGCCTGCCGGGAGAGGAGAACCTGGACCTGCTGGAGTCCATGCGGGCCGCGGGCATGCGGCTGGTGGTCACCCGCCACGAGCAGGCCGCGGGCTTCATGGCGGCGACGCAGGGGCGGCTGACGGGGCGCGCGGGCGTCGTGCTCGCGACGCTGGGGCCCGGGGCCACCAACCTCGTCACGCCCGCGGCGTACGCCCAGCTGGGCGGGATGCCCATGGTGATGGTGACCGGACAGAAGCCCATCCGGGCGAGCAAGCAGGGCCATTTCCAGATCGTCGACGTGGTGGGGATGATGCGCCCGCTCACCAAGCTGACGCGCACGCTGGTGTCCGCGGAGCACGTGCCGTCCGCGGTGCGCGAGGCGTTCCGCCGCGCGGAGGAGGAGCGTCCCGGGGCCACGCACCTGGAGCTGCCGGAGGACGTCGCCAGGGAGACGTCGGAGGCGGCGCTGCTGCCCGCCAGCGCGTGGCGCAGGCCCGTGGCGGACGAGGGCTCCATCGCGCTCGCGGTGGAGACCATCGCCTCCGCGCGCCGCCCCCTGTTGATGATTGGCGCGGGGGCCAACCGCAAGCTCACGTCGGAGATGCTGCGCGTCTTCGTGGACCGGGTGGGCATCCCCTTCTTCAGCACGCAGATGGGCAAGGGCGTGGTGGACGAGTCGCATCCCTTGTGGATGGGCACCGCCGCGCTGTCGGACGGGGACTTCGTCCACCGCGCCATCGAGGCGTCCGACTGCATCATCAACGTGGGGCACGACGTCATCGAGAAGCCGCCGTTCGTCATGCGCGACAGCCAGCGGGCGGTGGTGCACCTGAACTTCTCGTCGGCGGAGGTGGACCCCGTCTACTTCCCCAAGGTGGAGGTGACGGGGGACATCGCCAACGCGGTGTGGCGCATCGCGGAGGGGTTGGGCTCGCGCTCGCACTGGGACTTCGCGCCCTTCGAGAAGGCGCGCGCCGGGCTCGAGGCGCAGCTGGCGAAGGGGGCTGGGGATGACCGCTTCCCCATCTACCCGGCGCGGCTGGTGGCGGAGGTGCGGCGCGCGCTGCCCGACGACGGCATCGTGTGCCTGGACAACGGCATGTACAAGCTGTGGTTCGCCCGCTACTACCGCACGCGGCGCCCCAACACGCTGCTGCTCGACAACGCGCTGGCGACGATGGGGGCGGGCCTGCCCTCCGCCATCGCCGCGAAGCTGGTGTACCCGCGGCGCAAGGTGGTGGCCGTCTGCGGAGACGGCGGCTTCATGATGAACTCCCAGGAGCTGGAGACGGCGGTGCGCCTGGGCATCGACCTGACCGTCGTGGTGGTGCGCGACGACGGCTACGGGATGATTCGCTGGAAGCAGGCGGAGATGGGGCTGCCGGACCACGGCATGGCCCTGGGCAACCCGGACTTCGTCCGCTACGCGGAGGCGTACGGCGCGCGCGGCCACCGGCCGACGAGCGCCTCGGAGTTCGGCGCCATCCTGGCGCGCAGCCTGGAGGCCGGTGGCGTGCACGTCATCGACCTGCCCAT